The following proteins are co-located in the Actinomycetota bacterium genome:
- the mreD gene encoding rod shape-determining protein MreD, giving the protein MRRAILLTVVVLTALLLQSTVFPNATLLGAKPELMYLLAISFGALEGPASGAIAGFVGGMAQDFLLNQPKGITALTLTLLGYAIGMLRQFIVSPSPLLPVFLVAGGTFSGILFYGVVTFLLGQMDTSWLYQLRVAALSGLYNALLTPIAFPILRRAVEGSRSQRVFRW; this is encoded by the coding sequence GTGCGCCGAGCGATCCTGCTCACCGTTGTCGTGCTCACGGCGCTCCTGTTGCAATCGACGGTGTTCCCGAACGCGACGCTGCTCGGTGCGAAGCCCGAGCTGATGTACCTGCTGGCGATCTCGTTCGGCGCGCTCGAGGGTCCGGCATCGGGGGCGATCGCCGGGTTCGTCGGCGGTATGGCCCAGGACTTCTTGTTGAACCAACCGAAGGGGATCACGGCCCTCACGCTCACCCTGCTCGGCTACGCGATCGGCATGTTGCGGCAGTTCATCGTCAGCCCGTCGCCGCTGTTGCCGGTGTTCCTGGTCGCCGGCGGGACGTTCTCGGGCATTCTGTTCTACGGGGTCGTGACGTTCCTTCTCGGCCAGATGGACACGTCGTGGCTGTACCAGCTCCGCGTGGCGGCGTTGTCCGGTCTGTACAACGCGTTGCTGACGCCGATCGCGTTCCCGATCCTTCGCCGTGCGGTGGAGGGATCGCGCTCGCAGCGCGTGTTCCGGTGGTGA